The following coding sequences lie in one Tichowtungia aerotolerans genomic window:
- a CDS encoding ATP-dependent 6-phosphofructokinase, with protein MNDPKIIRPDSLGECKYDSPLKGSISRFYQNEGVARAFRTKDLGALENISDIEFFELAGPREKIFFNPEETTVGIVTCGGLCPGLNDVIRALTFCSLESYGVKKVLGFQYGYEGLVAKYYHYPMELNTENTDEIHEKGGTILKSSRGRQSDDDVIDTLVHYGVNILFTIGGDGTQRGSRDIVNRLKERNIPIAVVGIPKTIDNDINVVQRSFGFETAVEATWDIITNAHSEAKAYRNGVGLVKLMGRESGWIAASATLANSNVNFCLVPEVPFDLYGENGFLTHLKHRLQRKQHAVVVVAEGAGQQLLENVNGVDKSGNKKLGDIGVFMRDAIQEYFTQEKMEINVKYFDPSYTIRARRANANDSMYCLRLGSNAVHAAMAGMTNMIVGMHNDRLVHLPIPLIGERKVIDPQSWFWQTVLQATHQAGNMLN; from the coding sequence ATGAATGATCCGAAAATTATCCGTCCGGATTCACTGGGAGAGTGCAAATATGATTCGCCCCTGAAAGGGTCGATCAGCCGGTTTTATCAGAATGAAGGAGTCGCGCGCGCCTTTCGTACGAAGGATCTGGGTGCGCTCGAGAACATCAGTGATATCGAGTTTTTCGAATTGGCCGGGCCGCGTGAAAAAATCTTTTTCAACCCAGAGGAGACAACCGTCGGGATTGTGACCTGCGGGGGCCTCTGCCCGGGACTCAACGATGTGATTCGTGCGCTGACGTTCTGCAGCCTGGAAAGCTACGGCGTTAAAAAAGTGCTGGGATTCCAGTATGGATACGAAGGGCTGGTCGCCAAGTACTATCATTACCCGATGGAGCTCAACACCGAGAATACGGATGAGATCCATGAAAAAGGCGGCACGATTCTGAAATCATCACGCGGCCGGCAGTCTGATGATGATGTCATTGATACACTGGTGCACTATGGCGTGAATATTCTGTTCACGATCGGCGGCGACGGTACGCAGCGCGGTTCCCGCGATATTGTGAACCGACTCAAGGAACGCAATATTCCGATTGCGGTGGTCGGAATTCCAAAAACGATCGATAACGATATTAACGTGGTGCAGCGCAGTTTCGGATTCGAAACTGCAGTCGAGGCCACGTGGGATATTATCACCAATGCGCACTCAGAGGCCAAAGCCTATCGGAACGGGGTCGGCCTGGTGAAACTGATGGGACGTGAATCCGGATGGATCGCCGCATCCGCCACGCTGGCCAACAGCAATGTGAACTTTTGTCTGGTTCCTGAGGTTCCGTTTGATCTGTACGGGGAAAACGGTTTTCTTACACATCTTAAGCATCGGCTGCAGCGCAAGCAGCACGCCGTTGTTGTTGTTGCCGAAGGGGCCGGCCAGCAGCTGCTGGAAAACGTGAATGGCGTCGATAAGTCCGGCAATAAGAAGCTGGGGGATATCGGTGTGTTTATGCGTGATGCCATTCAGGAATATTTCACGCAGGAAAAAATGGAGATCAATGTGAAGTACTTTGATCCCAGCTACACCATTCGCGCTCGTCGAGCCAACGCCAATGATTCTATGTACTGCCTGCGTCTTGGCAGTAACGCGGTGCACGCCGCCATGGCCGGAATGACCAATATGATTGTCGGCATGCATAATGATCGACTGGTGCATCTCCCGATTCCTCTGATTGGTGAGCGCAAAGTGATCGATCCGCAGAGCTGGTTCTG